From the genome of Lotus japonicus ecotype B-129 chromosome 6, LjGifu_v1.2, one region includes:
- the LOC130722996 gene encoding peroxidase 59-like: MIMNRSCSSNAYFWLMSFFILSVAVRSQLSPYFYAKTCPDLFGIVRREVQNALKNEMRMGASLLRLHFHDCFVNGCDGSILLDGDEDSEKFAAPNLNSARGFEVIDRIKSSVESACSGVVSCADILAIAARDSVQLSGGPFWFVPQGRRDGLVSNGTLANISIPAPTDTLDTIISKFNNVGLDHKDVVTLSGSHTIGRARCASFSKRLFNFSETGAPDDTIETDTLTELQNLCPESGDGNITSVLDQDSADQFDNHYFKNLLHGKGLLGSDQILFSSEDATATTKPLVQFYSENERFFLMEFAYAMVKMGNINPLTGSEGEIRKNCRVVNS; the protein is encoded by the exons ATGATAATGAATAGATCATGCAGTTCTAATGCATATTTTTGGCTTATGAGTTTCTTCATTTTGAGTGTGGCTGTAAGGTCCCAATTGTCCCCATATTTTTATGCAAAAACATGCCCTGATCTTTTTGGAATAGTGAGAAGAGAGGTCCAAAACGCTCTGAAAAATGAGATGCGAATGGGTGCTTCTTTGCTTCGGCTTCACTTCCATGATTGCTTTGTAAAT GGTTGTGATGGTTCAATTCTACTGGATGGAGATGAAGATAGTGAGAAATTTGCTGCTCCTAACTTGAATTCTGCTAGAGGATTTGAAGTTATAGATAGAATCAAAAGTTCAGTGGAGAGTGCATGTAGTGGAGTTGTGTCCTGTGCTGATATATTAGCCATAGCTGCTAGAGACTCTGTTCAACTG AGTGGAGGTCCCTTTTGGTTTGTTCCGCAAGGACGGAGAGATGGATTAGTCTCAAACGGGACATTGGCAAATATTTCAATTCCCGCTCCAACTGACACATTAGATACCATCATTTCCAAGTTTAATAACGTTGGCCTTGATCACAAAGATGTTGTTACTTTATCAG GTTCACATACCATTGGGCGAGCAAGGTGTGCCTCATTTAGCAAAAGATTGTTCAATTTCTCCGAAACAGGAGCACCAGATGATACTATAGAAACTGACACACTTACTGAATTGCAAAACTTGTGCCCAGAAAGTGGAGATGGGAACATAACTAGTGTGCTAGACCAAGACTCAGCGGATCAATTTGATAACCACTACTTCAAGAACTTGCTCCATGGAAAGGGTCTCCTTGGCTCTGACCAGATTCTGTTTTCGAGTGAGGACGCCACCGCAACTACTAAACCTTTGGTCCAGTTTTATAGCGAAAATGAAAGGTTTTTTCTTATGGAGTTTGCCTATGCCATGGTCAAAATGGGGAACATAAACCCGCTAACTGGTTCTGAGGGAGAGATTCGAAAGAACTGCAGAGTCGTTAATTCTTAA
- the LOC130723696 gene encoding eukaryotic initiation factor 4A-11 — protein sequence MAGLAPEGSQFDAKHYDTKMSELLTTEGQDFFTSYDEVYESFDAMGLQENLLRGIYAYGFEKPSAIQQRGIVPFCKGLDVIQQAQSGTGKTATFCSGILQQLDYSLTECQALVLAPTRELAQQIEKVMRALGDYLGVKVHACVGGTSVREDQRILSSGVHVVVGTPGRVFDMLRRQSLRPDNIKMFVLDEADEMLSRGFKDQIYDIFQLLPSKIQVGVFSATMPPEALEITRKFMNKPVRILVKRDELTLEGIKQFYVNVEREEWKLDTLCDLYETLAITQSVIFVNTRRKVDWLTDKMRSRDHTVSATHGDMDQNTRDIIMREFRSGSSRVLITTDLLARGIDVQQVSLVINYDLPTQPENYLHRIGRSGRFGRKGVAINFVTKDDERMLFDIQKFYNVVVEELPSNIAELL from the exons ATGGCTGGACTCGCACCGGAAGGCTCGCAGTTTGATGCAAAGCATTATGATACCAAGATGAGTGAATT GCTTACTACTGAAGGACAGGACTTCTTCACCTCCTATGATGAGGTTTATGAGAGTTTTGATGCTATGGGCCTTCAAGAGAACTTGCTGAGAGGCATTTATGCATATG GTTTTGAGAAGCCCTCAGCTATTCAGCAAAGAGGAATAGTTCCATTCTGCAAGGGACTTGATGTTATACAACAGGCTCAGTCTGGAACTGGGAAAACAGCAACTTTCTGTTCTGGGATTTTGCAGCAACTTGACTACAGTTTGACTGAATGCCAAGCCTTGGTTCTAGCACCAACTCGGGAGCTTGCTCAGCAGATTGAGAAAGTTATGCGAGCACTTGGAGACTATCTAGGTGTCAAGGTGCATGCTTGTGTTGGAGGTACCAGTGTTCGTGAAGACCAACGCATTCTATCAAGCGGTGTTCATGTTGTTGTTGGTACTCCTGGTCGTGTATTTGATATGCTTCGCAGGCAGTCACTTCGACCAGATAACATCAAGATGTTTGTATTGGATGAGGCTGATGAAATGCTTTCACGTGGTTTTAAAGATCAG ATCTACGATATATTCCAACTGCTGCCATCCAAGATTCAAGTTGGAGTTTTCTCTGCTACAATGCCTCCTGAGGCTCTTGAAATCACCAGGAAGTTTATGAACAAACCTGTAAGGATCCTTGTGAAGCGTGATGAGCTCACCTTGGAGGGTATTAAGCAGTTTTACGTCAATGTTGAAAGAGAGGAATGGAAGCTCGATACACTCTGTGATCTTTATGAGACATTGGCAATCACTCAGAGTGTCATTTTTGTGAACACCAGAAGGAAGGTTGATTGGCTGACTGACAAGATGCGAAGCAGAGACCACACAGTCTCGGCAACCCATGGAGACATGGACCAGAATACCAGAGATATTATTATGCGAGAATTCCGTTCTGGGTCTTCCCGTGTTTTAATCACTACTGATCTTTTGGCTCGTGGTATTGATGTGCAGCAAGTATCTTTGGTTATAAATTATGATCTCCCAACACAGCCTGAGAACTATCTCCATCGTATTGGTCGTAGTGGAAGGTTTGGGAGGAAAGGTGTTGCCATCAACTTTGTCACAAAGGATGATGAAAGAATGCTGTTTGACATCCAGAAGTTCTACAATGTGGTAGTTGAGGAGCTGCCTTCAAATATTGCTGAACTACTTTGA
- the LOC130722995 gene encoding glycylpeptide N-tetradecanoyltransferase 1-like produces the protein MGDNNSPSGSPKQDAKPDLVVDGGDSAIPKGDTDTTSLETMVRSFQDSMSVGKTHKFWETQPVGQYKDLGDTTLPEGPIEPPTPLSEVKQEPYNLPSAYEWTTCDMESEETCDEVYLLLKNNYVEDDENMFRFNYSKEFLRWALCTPDYYKSWHIGVRAKSSKKLVAFISGVPARIRVRDNVVKMAEINFLCVHKKLRSKRLAPVMIKEVTRRVHLENIWQASYTAGVVLPTPITTCQYWHRSLNPKKLIDVGFSRLGARMTMSRTIKLYKLPESTVTPGFRKMETRDVPAVTRLLRNYLSQFVVAPEFDQSDVEHWLLPNENVVDSYLVESPDSHEITDFCSFYTLPSSILGNQSYSTLKAAYSYYNVSTKTPLPQLMNDALIVAKQKDFDVFNALDVMHNESFLRELKFGPGDGQLHYYLYNYRIRSALKPSELGLVLL, from the coding sequence ATGGGTGATAACAATTCTCCATCTGGGTCACCAAAACAAGATGCAAAACCAGATCTTGTTGTTGACGGAGGAGACTCCGCAATTCCCAAAGGTGACACTGACACCACCTCGCTGGAAACCATGGTTCGGAGTTTCCAAGATTCCATGTCTGTAGGGAAGACACACAAATTCTGGGAAACCCAGCCTGTCGGCCAATACAAGGATCTCGGCGACACCACGCTACCGGAAGGCCCAATTGAGCCGCCGACACCGCTATCTGAGGTGAAGCAGGAGCCCTACAACCTTCCCAGTGCTTATGAGTGGACCACTTGTGACATGGAATCTGAGGAGACCTGTGATGAGGTTTATCTCCTGCTGAAGAACAATTatgttgaggatgatgagaACATGTTCAGGTTCAATTACTCCAAGGAGTTTCTGAGATGGGCCTTGTGCACTCCTGATTATTATAAATCTTGGCACATTGGGGTTCGTGCGAAATCTTCGAAGAAATTGGTGGCTTTCATCAGTGGTGTCCCTGCGAGGATTAGGGTGAGGGATAATGTTGTGAAGATGGCGGAGATCAATTTCCTGTGTGTGCATAAGAAGCTTAGGTCGAAGAGGCTTGCCCCGGTTATGATCAAGGAGGTTACTAGGAGGGTTCATTTGGAGAATATCTGGCAAGCTTCTTACACTGCTGGGGTTGTGCTTCCGACTCCGATCACGACTTGTCAGTATTGGCACAGGTCGTTGAACCCGAAGAAGCTTATTGATGTTGGATTCTCGAGGCTTGGTGCGAGGATGACGATGAGCCGTACTATCAAGCTTTACAAGCTGCCTGAATCAACTGTCACTCCTGGATTCAGGAAAATGGAGACGCGGGATGTTCCTGCCGTTACGCGGCTGCTGAGGAACTACTTGAGTCAGTTTGTTGTTGCTCCGGAGTTTGATCAGAGTGATGTTGAGCACTGGCTTCTTCCCAATGAGAATGTGGTGGATAGCTACTTGGTTGAGAGCCCTGACAGCCATGAGATTACGGATTTCTGCAGCTTCTACACTCTTCCTTCTTCCATCCTTGGGAATCAGAGTTACTCCACTTTGAAAGCTGCTTATTCTTATTATAATGTGTCTACTAAGACTCCGCTGCCTCAGCTGATGAATGATGCGCTGATTGTGGCGAAGCAGAAGGATTTTGATGTTTTCAATGCCTTGGATGTGATGCATAATGAGAGTTTCCTCAGAGAGCTCAAGTTTGGACCTGGAGATGGACAGCTTCACTACTACTTGTACAATTACCGGATTCGGAGTGCCTTGAAACCATCTGAACTTGGGCTTGTGCTCTTGTAG